The region ATATATTTGCGCGGCGAGAAAATGCGCGGGCGCGTAATCACTCTTCTTTTCAATGGCTTTATTCACGTAATCAATCGCATTGTTAAGATAGTCTGATTTTTGCTGACGCGCCTTAGCAACATCATCTTGCGAACCCTGTTGCGCTGAAAGCCGTTTTATCACCATTTCAATCTTATCCGCGCTGTTTACATAGGTTTGCGCGACCAATAAATCAGCGGCAGGATTTTTGGGATCAAGCTGTTCTGCCTTTATATAGTTATCAATTGCCAATGATTCCGCGCCTCCAACCGCAAAAAGAACACTGTCGTAGATGGCGCCAAGCTGTTGTAAATTAAGCGAATCGATCGGATTTGCCTGAATAGCAAGCTGCGCGAATTGCGTTGCGGGAGTAAACTTCTGCTCAAAACTCTTCTGAAGATTATTAGAATCGCCGCCAGAATTTTTCTTGAGAACATCAATTGCCTGCAGAGCATATAGCTGAGCCAATGTTCGTAAAAAATTATCGTTAGACGAGTCCAAATTAACTGCCAGTTGAACGCGAGATGTGGCTTTGTTCAAATCCTGATTGCTGTTATATATCTTTACACCAGAAGTATGAATGGCGGCGGCCACATATTTTTGAACATGCCAATATGCAGTCATGATAATGAAAGTTAGGAGCACGATGGTAACAAGCGAAACTCCAAAAATACGCTGCGGCAAGCGCGCAAAATAGAAACTGTACTCGGTAATCGCGTTACCCGCCCGAAGGCTTGCGATAACAAGTCCGGCAAACAAAAAAGTAAATAATAGTGTTGTAAGGTCTGCCGTATAAAAGAATAGTGAGAATGTCAGGAAAACAAATCCCGCGAACGCAACAATAGCCGACTTTTCAAAGGGAGAAGCTTCCTTGTTAAGTGTCGTAATTCCACGCATGCTGACTGCAAGAATATAAGCCAATGTGCCGATAAATAACACTGTTCCGACCACACCTAACGAAACCAAAATTGTTGTAATGTAAGAAAACCCTTGCATAAATCGCAAGCCGAAAAATGCGGTCTGGTTAATTGTGAGTGGACGATATGCCAGATATTGGTACGTGAATGTAGCTGGTCCTGAACCAAGTATTGCTTTTTTCCAACTTGAAGCGAAAGATTCTTTGGCAATTTGTATAGAGGAATTTAAGCTTGGGCTCACCCTTGCCGGCAAGGGTTGTATAAGATTTGCCATCGGAGGCCTCACGAAAAAAAGAACCGCGGAAATAATCATCAAGACAAGAAATACGCTATAACTCGGAAGCGCGTGCTCTTTTTGCTGCGCGGAAACAGGTTGCTTTAAGCTCTGCATAATCTGCCATGAGGCAACTATGGCAAACGCAACCATAAGACCCAGCCAAACAAATGGCGTGTTTATAAGCAGAAGCGTAGCCATTAAAACAAGCGCGAAACATCCAAATAAAATACGCAAATTCAACGAAAGGCGCAAGCTTGCCAAGATTCCAGAGACAACGACTAATCCTAATCCAAGAAAAACTCCAAGATTTGGTATGGAGCCGATAAGATTGAAGGCGTTGCTTCGTGCAAAATCAAGAGGAATAATATATATGCCAAAAAATTGCAACAAAGAATAAACCGCCACAACAACCGCGGACCCGCTGAACGCAAACAGCAAAGTTATTATATTTGCCAAATCCCTCACCCAAATAGGCACAAAGAATAAAGCGCCTAATATAAGGAGTGTGCCTAATAACGTGTCGGGCTGGCTATTATTACCCCAGATACTTACCACGGACGAAGTCGAAAAAATAGTTGAAATGCCAACGAACGCGAAAAATCCCAACGCCGCAAACCAAAGCGATGTCTTGGGAACATCAATACGGCCGACAGCCAGTACCTTAGCCAGCCAAGCCCCTGCCATACATAATATTGCCAAACCCACAAACAATTCTTTTGCGTCTTCAATTGGCTGAGCGGTGAATGGCAGAAACCAAATAGGTATCAGCCCGAAAAGAATATAGGCGCACGCAAGGCCCACCCTATCCCAAATCATACCTTTTATAACTGTGTTCTCAACGACATCCACTTTTGGTTCTATTGTAGTGTTTTTCATATAAATATAATCAACGAATAACGAATCCTACACGAATATACGAATACTGCTTAGCCGATTCGTTTATTCGTAACAAATTCGTTATTCGTTGATGATCTGCTTGATGATATTAATAATAATCATAAAATCTTTAAGTCACTATTCTACAGTATAGCACAAACCCTCCCCTACTCTGCAATAGTCGCGTAAGAGAAAAAACTGTGCGATCTCATAAAAATGCTTTGTAAGAAACCTAACGCTATAAAAGAGCTGACGATACTGCTTCCCCCGTAGCTTACAAATGGCAAGGGAATTCCAGTTATTGGCATAACGCCTACATTCATTCCAATATTTACAAAAGATTGAGAAAACAGCATCATGGCAAAACCCATAGAGGTGAGGCGCGCAAAATTATTCGGAGAATTTTTGGCAAGCTGTATAATCCGCCATATTAGCAAGGCGAAAAGGAAAAGCACAAGGCCGGCACCGATTACGCCAAACTCCTCCGAGATGGCAGCGAAAATAAAATCCGTGTGCATTTCTGGCAAGAATCCGAATTGAGTTTGCGTACCGTGGCCTGCGCCCTGGCCTAGCCACCCGCCGGAGCCAACAGCCGTGATTGACTGGATTGCGTTGTAACCATTACCATGCGGATCTTTAGTTGGGTCGAGGAATGTCAATACGCGCGCCCTCTGATAGTCGTGCAAGCCAAAGCTCCACGCTAAAGAAATAAGCACTATCGCGCTAATAATAAGAATTACGATCTGCTTATAATTTATGCCAGCCACAAGCATGACGCCAATCCAAATGCTAACAATAATAATAAATGAGCCGAGCTCTGGCTGTAATATCACAAGGAAAGATGGGACTGCCGCATACAATCCGGAAACAATAATATGGCGAAAGCGATATATCTCTATATGGCGCATGGCAAAATATTTCGCCAGCAAAAGAACCAATGTAAGCTTTACAAACTCTATCGGAGTAATAACAAGGGGACCAATAACAAGCCAACTTTGCGCGCCTCTGATTGCAGACCCCACAATTAAAACAGTAGTAAGAAGAATGGCTCCAAGGATGTAAATGACTAAAACAGGCAATGAGTAATGACGAAAAATACGATAATCAATCGCGCTTATCGCGACAAATAGCACGATACCAAGCATTATCCATAAAAATTGATGTTCAAAAAAATTATAATCCCCGCGCGCGATATTAAACTGCGAAATTAAACCGAGCGCCGCGAGTGAGATTGCGGCACCGACCATATACCAGTCGTAGCGCTTGAGTAATGATAGAATCATGAATGGTGAATCATGAATTGTGAATCATGAATGGTGGGCCTAGTATTCATTATTCACTATTCATGATTCGCTATTCTAATTGTCAGCCTTTAATTAAATTATCCGCCAAAAAAAGATTAGAATTGACATATATATCATATCGCTGAGCTTGCGCGGAAAATGGCGCCGACCAAAAAACCGTAAACGCTCTTTTCTGGCCGCTTGGAAGTGTCTGCATGTCAGAATGGTTTACGGCTATAGGATTATTTAAAGCATCAAAAACAACCATATCAACATCGATAAAGCGCAGACCATATGGTGAATTATTTGATACCACGCCAGATATTTTTGCAAATATATTAGAATCGCCTAGGGGCATTTCCAGCTTCTTTTGTTCAACAGAAAAACCGGGGTCAGTATATCCATCAATTTTCTTCCAGTCTACGTTAGTAATTTCGAAAGAAACACTGGCTGGATCTTGTGGAATCGCAATAGCCTGCCGCACGACGTATCTTGCGCCGTGAGGGAGTATATATGTTGTTCCTGTTATGGCGCTAATCTCTTTGCCAGAATTATCAAGAATATGAAAAGCATAATCTATCTCCTGCCCGCCGTAAGTGTAGTTGAGATTTTCAATTGAGCTTGCAAGATCATAAATTCCTTGCTTTTGACGAAAGATTTTTGCCCATTTAACATCAATTTTCTGCAAAAGCGTTTCTTCGGGTGTAAGGCAAGCAGAGCAAGCGCCGCCGCAATCCACGCCCGTTTCGTTTTGGTTTTGGATTTTGTCAAAACATGTACCTACATAAACTTGTTTTGGCCAAAAGACAAAAGCTAGCGCGCCCACGGCGAGGAAAAAAATTATATACGTGGCGCCTATAACAATTCTTTTTTCTATGCGGTTTAACATTTGTAATTTCAAAATTATTGAAGTTCAAAATTATTGAAGTTAAACTTCAACTAGCTAGTTGAAGTAGTTGAAGTTTAACTTCAATAATTCTTCCTTGCGCATTGTAATTGTATTTTACATTTACTATAGGAATTTGGATAGATTGACCGTGTTAGAAATTAATGACAAATTTCTAAAATTAAAAATAGGGGGCTCGCTTTGTGCGAGCCCCCTATAAAGTATTGCGATTAAAAAACAAAAGGCGAGAGTAGAAACTCTCGCCTTTTAGTCTCCCGATCGGGAGACCTTGATCACCTCCTTTCTCTAGGCAGAGACGGACTACCACGTCCCTGCCAAATCCCTATCCTCCCACGTCGCCGCCTCAACCCCAGAGGCGTCGGTGGCGACGTGATAGTAGTGGGACTTTGGCCCACCGTACAGCCGCCCGCTGTACGTGGTGCGGAACACCGCGCCGGCGGACATGAGCACGGCGAACTGTTCGCCGCTACCCATATTGCCGGCATCGCCCTGGGCGATCCGGCCGCGGGCCAATATCTGGCCCGGGAACGGCAGGAACGTGGGATTCGCCGGGGTGCTGGGCA is a window of Candidatus Spechtbacteria bacterium DNA encoding:
- the rodA gene encoding rod shape-determining protein RodA produces the protein MILSLLKRYDWYMVGAAISLAALGLISQFNIARGDYNFFEHQFLWIMLGIVLFVAISAIDYRIFRHYSLPVLVIYILGAILLTTVLIVGSAIRGAQSWLVIGPLVITPIEFVKLTLVLLLAKYFAMRHIEIYRFRHIIVSGLYAAVPSFLVILQPELGSFIIIVSIWIGVMLVAGINYKQIVILIISAIVLISLAWSFGLHDYQRARVLTFLDPTKDPHGNGYNAIQSITAVGSGGWLGQGAGHGTQTQFGFLPEMHTDFIFAAISEEFGVIGAGLVLFLFALLIWRIIQLAKNSPNNFARLTSMGFAMMLFSQSFVNIGMNVGVMPITGIPLPFVSYGGSSIVSSFIALGFLQSIFMRSHSFFSYATIAE
- a CDS encoding tetratricopeptide repeat protein, which encodes MKNTTIEPKVDVVENTVIKGMIWDRVGLACAYILFGLIPIWFLPFTAQPIEDAKELFVGLAILCMAGAWLAKVLAVGRIDVPKTSLWFAALGFFAFVGISTIFSTSSVVSIWGNNSQPDTLLGTLLILGALFFVPIWVRDLANIITLLFAFSGSAVVVAVYSLLQFFGIYIIPLDFARSNAFNLIGSIPNLGVFLGLGLVVVSGILASLRLSLNLRILFGCFALVLMATLLLINTPFVWLGLMVAFAIVASWQIMQSLKQPVSAQQKEHALPSYSVFLVLMIISAVLFFVRPPMANLIQPLPARVSPSLNSSIQIAKESFASSWKKAILGSGPATFTYQYLAYRPLTINQTAFFGLRFMQGFSYITTILVSLGVVGTVLFIGTLAYILAVSMRGITTLNKEASPFEKSAIVAFAGFVFLTFSLFFYTADLTTLLFTFLFAGLVIASLRAGNAITEYSFYFARLPQRIFGVSLVTIVLLTFIIMTAYWHVQKYVAAAIHTSGVKIYNSNQDLNKATSRVQLAVNLDSSNDNFLRTLAQLYALQAIDVLKKNSGGDSNNLQKSFEQKFTPATQFAQLAIQANPIDSLNLQQLGAIYDSVLFAVGGAESLAIDNYIKAEQLDPKNPAADLLVAQTYVNSADKIEMVIKRLSAQQGSQDDVAKARQQKSDYLNNAIDYVNKAIEKKSDYAPAHFLAAQIYDRQGNRSLAIEKTIKAQEINPQDIGVIYQLGVLYYFDDQIAKAQQQFKKAITLSPNYSNARYFLGVIYDKQDMGQKALEQFQKVAELNPDNSEVKKIVDNLQQGRGALDGITPPLDQRIEEPVSQEDSKSPSGL